The Natranaerovirga pectinivora genome segment TTACTCCAACAGTAGAAGATTTACCATTTAAGGGTGATACAGTAATTGGTAATGATGTATGGATAGGCCAAAATGTTACTATCATGCCAGGGATTAAAGTAGGGGATGGTGCCATTATTGCAGCCAATTCAACTGTAGTAAAAAATATTGAGCCCTATAGTATTTATGGAGGAAACCCAGCTAAATTTATCAAAAAGCGTTTTGATGATGAAAAGATAGCATTTTTGTTAAAGATACAATGGTGGGATTGGGATGAAAGTAGAATTTTTGATAACCTTGAACTATTAGTATCAGGGGATGGGCTGGAACAATTAATGAGTTAAAAATTTGCGATCCTATTAGATAAAGATAGAAAGGCCCTCAGACTAAGGTTTGAGGGCCTTTCTATCCATTGTAGTGACAATCTAATTATATTGACAATAAAATAATATTATAGTATTATATTACCAATGGTAATTAAAGTGAGGTTGAAAATGTGAAGACAAGAAAAAAACAAATAGATAAAGATTTAATAATAGAGACTACGTTGGCTTTAATAGAAAAAAATGAAGGATTAAAGGATGTTAATTTAAGGGGCATTGCTAAAGCAATTGGATGTGCTCATACCAATCTATATAATTATTTTCAAAGCTTTAATGAAATTATTTGGGAGGCATTGGGTCGTGTTATTTTAAAAATGATTGCATATGTGGAAACTAATGTAGGTTCTGAAATAGAAGACGATGAAAAGATATTTATGCTTTTTGCTTCGGTAATAGACTTTTCGATGGATCATCCCGGTTGGTTTAGATTAATGTGGCTGGAAGAAATAGATGGAGAACCACCTAATGAAGTAATACAAATACTATCTATGCCTGGTGAGGGGTTAAAGGGTGCACTAATGAAAGCAAGTGGTAACAAACTTACCGAGGAGAGGGCCATAATAATTGAAGACATATTATACACTTATATTCACGGAGAACTATGTAAATGGATTAATAATCGTAGTTTTACAAATAACCCACAAGAAACTAAAGAAAAGTGGTTGTCTAATCTTAAGGAATTATATAGTTTGCTAATGGATAGAGGATAAAAAAGAATATAAAAGTAAAGGTAAAGTGTTTATTAATATGAAAAGGAGAGATTATTATGGCATCAATACTACTCATATACAAATCAAAAACAGGGTTTACAAAAAAATATGTGGATTGGATTACTGAATCCATTACTTGTGAGACAATATCATTGGAACAAATAGAAAGTGTAGATATTAATAATTATGACATTATTATTTATGGTGCAGGTATGCATGCTAGCCGAATACAAGGAATCAAGAAATTTAAAGATAAAGTAATGGATTTAGAAAATAAAAAAATAGTTGTTTTTATAACAGGGGCATCACCTTGTGAAGAAGAAATTGTCTCAGAAGTAAAAAAGAACAACTTTTCAGCAGATGAATTAGGTAAAATAAAGATTTTCTATTTTCAAAGTGGATTAAACTACGAAAAAATGGGATTTGGTGATAAAAGCATAATGAAAATTTATAGCACAGTGTTAAAATTTAAAAATAACAAGTCAGATATAGAAGAAGGAGCGAGTAAAGCTATTTTAGAATCATATGATTATTCTAGCAAAGAATATATTAAGCCTATGGTTGAATACTTAAATGAACTTATTAATAATATTATAACTGAAAAGGTTTAGATATGGTTAGAGTAGTTAAAAAAGACAAGGGGACGTTTCTGTTGTCTTCTCTAATAATCAATGGTATACTACACTAGAGGTGATAAAATATGCCAAGGCAAGCAAGAAAACGAAGTGGGACAGGAATTTATCATATCATGCTAAGAGGTATCGATAAAAGAAATATATTTCTTGATGATGAGGACAGAAATATATTCATAGAGAAAATAAAAAAGGCAAAAGAAAAAGCAAACTTCGAAATTTATGCTTATTGCCTAATGGACAATCATATTCATTTACTGATAATGGAAAGTGAAGATATTGGAACTAGTATTAAAAGAATAACCGTTGGGTATGTGACATGGCATAATAATAAATATGGAAGAACAGGGCACTTATTTCAAAATAGATATAACAGCGAAGTAGTTGAATCGGAGTCCTATTTACTTACAGTTTTAAGATACATTCATCAAAATCCTGTAAAGGCAAGAATGGTAGATAAAGCGGAGCAGTATATATGGAGTAGCTATAAAGAATATGAATTGGTTTACCAACAAAAAGAAACATTCATAAATGATAGAGTAGTTAAGAACTACTTTAAAAAGATATGTGATTTTAAAGTCTATATAAACGAAAAAAATAATGATCAGTGTATGGATTATCATGATAAAATAAAATACACAGATAATCAACTAAAAGGTAAATTAGATCAAGAAGGTATAATAGAGAAAATAAAAGAAGAAGTTGATATAGATGTAAGAAACGAAATTATAAAAGAAATATATGAGGAACTTGGGGTTAGTATACGTCAATTGGGGAGAGTTTTAGGACTTGGTAAGGCAATTGTAGAGAAAGCTTTGAGGTGACATTAGAAACGTCCCTAAGTCTTGTTGTTGGGGATTCATTAGAGGAGGACATATTATGAAAATTTCAAAGAAAGATGCATTGATGTGGTTTGAATTTTTTTCGATTTTATCAGAGGATGAGGAAATTATGGTAAAGCAACAAGAAATCATTTACTCTACCTTTGCACAAATTGAGGCAGCCATAGATCATAGAAATGACACATTAATGTCGGAAATTAAAAGTTTAAAAACATTGGAGAATAGAACTATTTATGTGGGGAATGAAAGCAAATTCCCTAAAGGATGTTCTTCTTGTCTTTTGGGAAGCGGCTTGAGTGCAATTAGGAAAACCAACAAATGTAACATAGAGTGTAAGTTCTGTTATAATTATGGAGGACTAGATGATATTCCTCCAGTTGGCGAAGGTATGTGGGAAATAGGAGGAACAAAATTTTATGAGAAAGATATTGATTTACTTCTTTCGATCTACCAGAAACCCACTGGCATTTCCTATGTTTATTTAGAGCCATTCATGGAAATTGAGAAATATTATTCGGTAATAAAGAAATTTAGTGATGCAGGGATTCATCAACATCTATATACAAATGGCACACTAGCAACGGAAGAGACTTTGAAAGCATTAGGTGAAGCCGGCCTTAATGAGATACGATTCAATCTGGGTGCGGCTAATTGTTCTGACAAAGTCATTAAAAATATCGCCATAGCTAAAAAATATATAAAAAATGTAGGTATTGAAACGCCAATGACACCTGAATTTTTCCAGGCTTTTTTTAAGAAAAAAGAAAAAATTTTAGCTACAAAACTGGATTTTATCAATTGTGCAGAATTACATTTAAATGAGAATAACATAGATAATTATCGTGGGGAAAACATGTATATTTCCAGACATGGCTATATATCTCCAACTTGGAGTAGGGAATTAACCCTGAAATTCATGAAAATAGCTGATGAGGAAAATTGGGATATAGCAGTTCATGATTGCTCAAACCATACAAAATTTGCGAGAAGTTTGAATTTGAGCAGTAAAGAGGGTAAATGGTTCGGAGCCAGTAATTATGCCTGTGAGTTTTCCAAGATACCATACCAAGTATTTTTGCCAATACTTCGTGATGAGAATTTTAAATTTTTAAGTGAAGAAGAATTGCCTGACGGCTATAAAGCAGGGGAAATGATTTTTTAGATACCCCATAGAAATAAGGGTTTAACATGCTAAACTTAACAGCTTCAGTAGTCCTCTGCATTCCTAGTGTTATATAGGAATATAACCATTGTGATAAGGTAGGGGGTGGAGTTACTATCAACGATATTGACTATGTCAATAGTAGTGGCCATCCACCTAGAATAGTGGGTTTTGTTTTAGAAGGAGAAGTTGAGCTTACGGGAGAGCTTTTTTATAGTGAATACTTTGGGAGCATAGCCCTATCCATTACTGATAATAGTATTTTTCCTTAAAGCCATTAACGACTTAAAGTTGCAACGGGGTAAATAATGTATACTCCCTTTGTAGTAGACTGTTAAAAAAATATAACGGTTTACTATGAGGGGAGTTTTGTTATAACCAGAAAGTATAAGGAATTATATGAAATTAAGAGCAGTTGTTGAAGATTATGTCATACTATTTTAGTTTTAAAAACAATTGACAGAAAAAAATCAAACTGTTATACTGTTATAGATGTATATAACAGTATAACAAGGAGGAAAATAGTATGATTCAATGTAAAAATTTAACTTTCGGGTACAAAAAACAGCCGGTATATGATAACTTTAACTGGAATTTAACATCAGGAAGCATCTGTGGCCTTCTTGGTCCAAATGGTGCAGGTAAAACAACATTGTTTAAAATTTTAACAGGATTGATGTTTCAGAGGGGGGGAGAAGTTTCTGTACTAGGTCATAATCCTAATAAGCGGGAAGAAAATTTTTATAAAAAATTGACGTATGTTGCGGAGGAACTTCCTTGCCCAAATATGAGCCCAAGGGAGTATGCAAGTATATGTGGACCACTATATCCAAATTTTTCTATAGAACGATTTGAGGAGCTTTGCCAAAGCTTTGAAGTTAATGAGAATAAGGATTTTTCAAATTATAGTGCCGGGGACCTTAGAAAGGCATGGCTATCGATTACTCTTTCCTGTAGAACAGAACTTATTCTTCTAGATGAGCCGTCTAAGGGTCTTGATATAAATGCGCAGACTGTTTTACGAAAGGTTCTTGCTGAAACTGCTGCCGATGGGTCCACTATTATACTCTCCACCCATCATGTGCGAGAGGTAGAAGGTCTTTTAGATTATATAACTATAATTGACAGAGGGGGACATTTACGTCTTAATGCGGGGATAGAGAACCTATATAAGGAATATAGCTTAATACACAGCTTAACGAAAGAGCAGATTCCTACTGAATCCCTGGCATACCAAAGAAGGGCTACGGGATGGACGGCCCTGTTAAAAGAACCTTCAAATTCGCCACAGGATATTCCTTTAGAACTTTTGTTTACTGGTCTTTGTGGAAAGAAAAAGGAGGTTTCAAATGAATAGAAAACGAAGTTTGAAAGTAAAGGAGATTTTTTCTTTTTTA includes the following:
- a CDS encoding flavodoxin domain-containing protein; translation: MASILLIYKSKTGFTKKYVDWITESITCETISLEQIESVDINNYDIIIYGAGMHASRIQGIKKFKDKVMDLENKKIVVFITGASPCEEEIVSEVKKNNFSADELGKIKIFYFQSGLNYEKMGFGDKSIMKIYSTVLKFKNNKSDIEEGASKAILESYDYSSKEYIKPMVEYLNELINNIITEKV
- a CDS encoding Vat family streptogramin A O-acetyltransferase is translated as MPGPDKKKLYPNENIRTVCFISNLPKRPNVEIGDYTYYSDNKKSPERFYENIEHHYEFLGDKLIIGKFCAIAEGIKFVMNGANHKMDGITTYPFNIFGGGWEKVTPTVEDLPFKGDTVIGNDVWIGQNVTIMPGIKVGDGAIIAANSTVVKNIEPYSIYGGNPAKFIKKRFDDEKIAFLLKIQWWDWDESRIFDNLELLVSGDGLEQLMS
- a CDS encoding transposase gives rise to the protein MPRQARKRSGTGIYHIMLRGIDKRNIFLDDEDRNIFIEKIKKAKEKANFEIYAYCLMDNHIHLLIMESEDIGTSIKRITVGYVTWHNNKYGRTGHLFQNRYNSEVVESESYLLTVLRYIHQNPVKARMVDKAEQYIWSSYKEYELVYQQKETFINDRVVKNYFKKICDFKVYINEKNNDQCMDYHDKIKYTDNQLKGKLDQEGIIEKIKEEVDIDVRNEIIKEIYEELGVSIRQLGRVLGLGKAIVEKALR
- a CDS encoding TetR/AcrR family transcriptional regulator, which gives rise to MKTRKKQIDKDLIIETTLALIEKNEGLKDVNLRGIAKAIGCAHTNLYNYFQSFNEIIWEALGRVILKMIAYVETNVGSEIEDDEKIFMLFASVIDFSMDHPGWFRLMWLEEIDGEPPNEVIQILSMPGEGLKGALMKASGNKLTEERAIIIEDILYTYIHGELCKWINNRSFTNNPQETKEKWLSNLKELYSLLMDRG
- a CDS encoding radical SAM protein; amino-acid sequence: MKISKKDALMWFEFFSILSEDEEIMVKQQEIIYSTFAQIEAAIDHRNDTLMSEIKSLKTLENRTIYVGNESKFPKGCSSCLLGSGLSAIRKTNKCNIECKFCYNYGGLDDIPPVGEGMWEIGGTKFYEKDIDLLLSIYQKPTGISYVYLEPFMEIEKYYSVIKKFSDAGIHQHLYTNGTLATEETLKALGEAGLNEIRFNLGAANCSDKVIKNIAIAKKYIKNVGIETPMTPEFFQAFFKKKEKILATKLDFINCAELHLNENNIDNYRGENMYISRHGYISPTWSRELTLKFMKIADEENWDIAVHDCSNHTKFARSLNLSSKEGKWFGASNYACEFSKIPYQVFLPILRDENFKFLSEEELPDGYKAGEMIF
- a CDS encoding ABC transporter ATP-binding protein, with product MIQCKNLTFGYKKQPVYDNFNWNLTSGSICGLLGPNGAGKTTLFKILTGLMFQRGGEVSVLGHNPNKREENFYKKLTYVAEELPCPNMSPREYASICGPLYPNFSIERFEELCQSFEVNENKDFSNYSAGDLRKAWLSITLSCRTELILLDEPSKGLDINAQTVLRKVLAETAADGSTIILSTHHVREVEGLLDYITIIDRGGHLRLNAGIENLYKEYSLIHSLTKEQIPTESLAYQRRATGWTALLKEPSNSPQDIPLELLFTGLCGKKKEVSNE